A part of Rhopalosiphum maidis isolate BTI-1 chromosome 3, ASM367621v3, whole genome shotgun sequence genomic DNA contains:
- the LOC113556521 gene encoding plexin-B isoform X2 — translation MDWKFITVGKLVMPNSKLCFVLVLLLITTTLKCSLAMSVIAKYPQNTQSECFSNHLLHMAVDKSLGGRVYIGAVNKLIQLEGSNLTVETCANTGPLSDSPQCPASGCPTSPPVETSLTDNYNKILIIDLESRMLIVCGSIFQGACNKYKMSNVSLPAQFIPMSIAANTEQASTYAFIGPEHYNNWGFSNVLYVGTTFTNNGDYRHAVPAISSRSLYTLNLAETSFLKQSSLNINVNYRDRFLVKYIYGFNSSDYAYFVVVQKHSPLPGQEELGYVTRLARVCIDDANYDSYTEVTLQCMVKESSNSDDLVNYKLAQDLKLSNAGEDLAASLGIETNDQVLVGSFSPSQGITNEPMPKSAICAFSMQYIESKFNENIHMCFNGTIKYRNMPYVSGLILQGNCPPAGSTGNILNFCEIGLKISGTEPITTQAAINFPDHLISSITLATTERNTIIFLGTSTGILKKVLLSSATHAVNYEELVLDNGNAILPDTSLTTNGEHLYVLTRSNVLKVRVEHCYSFTNCSSCLEANDPYCGWCSLERRCTVRSTCQKASHSSPRWLSLGTGQQCIDFEQISPDRIPIHQMSKLQLVIKTLPELPAGAKYRCVFGKSDPLDAVVTQFGLQCSTPSIQSRPKIPKNQDHIYVSLSVRSSETNKDFVSRNFAYYDCSAHTRCMECVKSQWACNWCVYENKCTNNVSSCQRIIISGENNPTRLKSHGAMYCPRFVQPAQKILLPNGVPKEIVLQVENLPNPQVGHTGFQCIINIEGAKLMVPARVEEKYIVCDKTTYSYETNSGEYDAMVSMVWNRNHHVDTINVTLYKCDILGSHREHPDCSLCVTRNRKYQCTWCLSTCVYSETCLEKSSNECPKPRIDMIKPLSGPIEGGTMVTIEGSNLGLNREDVWGKIHIGGILCHLVDYEVSVKIVCRTGPSNTEKIASIVVGNNAGLTESSVHFNYKSVKLDKVTPSMGPQSGGTLLAISGHNLNIGSSVTAFLDNFPCTVNTTHASSTRLTCVTSAANRPLTVNSMHLIIDGSNRTLAKPFTYRSDPTVAEIKPLISFLSGGRMITVHGTNFDIIQKPEMVIYVDSDFIHPINKTECIVLNSAQMECPSPSANSQFLKSIKSYRKRRRHTANGKYLDSYLTLKIGFIMDNVAAVKDLEKHLKVLQSQIVYVQDPKYFQFSNTIKSYKGDTLVIEGENLNLACDESDVNVTIGMEVCNVTSLANTQLVCIPPQYQPQPIDDFGSPTKTGLPLVVVRVGKKLRFNVGYLQYDVLSTYSFSPEAIAGAVTSALCIIIIFFIILFLYRRKSTQAEREYKRIQIQMDTLESNVRSECKQAFAELQTDMTDLTADLESSGIPTLDHNEYILKVFFPGVRDHPILNESKVVIAGSTTNYDAAMMQFEQLINNKHFVLSFIDTLESQKTFSIRDKVNVASLLMVVLMNKMEYATDVLRSLLLRLIDKSVMSKHPHLMLRRTESVVEKMLTNWMALNMYKYLKDYAGSSLFLLYKAIKHQVEKGPVDALTYDARYSLSEDRLLREQIDHRVVNLYVMQDELDDKVQCKVLDCDTISQVKSKILDAVYKNTAFSLRPSVYDVDLEWRHGRGGHLTLQDYDVTTKNLCGWKKLNTLAHYGVKESAVMTLIPRQHDTYNKSCTSGYYSGAIISTTNGGIETGSSSTGTVYHLIRSTDTQQQYHTNKMPERTHKAIPEIFLTRLLSTKGTIQKFVDDFFSTILAANETLPPAVKWLFDLFDDAAKKYNIIDPEVVHSWKSNSLPLRFWVNFIKNPDFIFDIDKTPTVDSCLSVIAQTFMDSCSTSDHRLGKDSPSNKLLFAKDIPQYRETVLRFYSDIQKLPQITDQELSTTMQQLSVSHFGQFHIVSALKELYIYASKYNDAILDSLELDPYCQKINLSHKLNKVAGTLEGDEAAIC, via the exons ATGGATTGGAAATTTATTACTGTGG gAAAATTGGTGATGCCGAATTCCAAACTATGTTTTGTGTTGGTGTTATTGCTAATAACTACAACATTAAAATGCAGTTTAGCAATGTCAGTTATAGCTAAATACCCACAGAATACACAATCAGAATGTTTTTCAAACCATCTACTTCATATGGCTGTAGACAAGAGTTTAGGGGGCCGAGTTTACATTGGTGcagtaaacaaattaatacaacTAGAAGGGTCCAATTTAACTGTGGAAACATGTGCCAATACTGGTCCACTATCAGATAGTCCACAATGTCCAGCAAGTGGTTGTCCAACATCTCCACCCGTTGAAACATCACTTACtgacaactataataaaattttaatcatcgATTTAGAATCTCGAATGTTAATAGTATGTGGTTCTATTTTCCAAGGGGcttgtaataagtataaaatgtcaaatgtGTCATTACCAGCACAATTTATTCCTATGAGTATTGCTGCTAATACAGAACAAGCTTCTACATATGCCTTCATTGGACCagaacactataataattgggGATTCTCAAATGTATTGTATGTTGGAACCACTTTTACTAACAATGGAGATTATAGACATGCTGTACCAGCAATTTCAAGTCGTAGTCTTTACACATTAAATTTAGCAGAAACCtcgtttttaaaacaatcttCACTTAACATCAATGTTAATTATCGTGACCGTTTccttgttaaatatatttatggattCAATTCGAGTGattatgcatattttgttgttgttcaAAAACATTCACCATTACCAGGACAAGAAGAATTAGGATATGTTACTAGATTAGCTAGAGTTTGTATAGATGATGCCAATTATGATAGTTACACTGAAGTGACATTGCAATGTATGGTAAAAGAATCATCCAACTCTGATGATTTGGTGAATTATAAGCTTGCTCAAGACTTAAAGCTAAGTAATGCCGGTGAAGACTTAGCAGCTAGTCTTGGTATTGAAACCAATGACCAGGTTTTAGTTGGATCTTTTTCACCAAGTCAAGGTATTACTAATGAACCAATGCCTAAATCAGCAATATGTGCTTTTAGTATGCAATACATTGAATCTAAGTTTAATGAAAACATTCATATGTGTTTTAATGGTACAATCAAATATCGTAATATGCCATATGTTTCCGGATTAATATTGCAAGGAAATTGTCCCCCTGCAGGG tcgactggaaatattttaaacttttgtgAAATTGGCTTAAAAATATCAGGAACAGAGCCAATTACTACACAAGCTGCAATCAATTTTCCAGATCATCTTATTTCCTCAATAACATTAGCAACAACAGAaagaaatactattatttttttgggaaCTTCGACAGGAATTCTTAAAAAA gtattattatcatctgcAACACATGCTGTAAATTATGAAGAATTGGTCTTGGACAATGGAAATGCTATATTACCAGATACATCACTTACTACTAATGGAgaacatttatatgtattaactcGAAGCaat gtGTTGAAAGTAAGAGTAGAGCATTGTTACAGTTTTACTAATTGTTCTTCATGTTTGGAAGCAAATGATCCTTACTGTGGTTGGTGTTCTCTTGAAAGAAG GTGTACTGTTAGAAGTACTTGTCAAAAAGCAAGCCATAGCTCACCACGATGGTTATCTCTTGGTACTGGTCaacaatgtattgattttgaaCAAATAAGTCCGGACCGGATTCCAATTCACCAAATGTCAAAG tTGCAACTTGTAATTAAAACCTTACCAGAATTACCAGCTGGAGCAAAATATCGTTGTGTTTTTGGCAAAAGTGATCCATTAGATGCAGTTGTTACACAGTTTGGATTACAGTGCTCAACTCCTTCAATTCAATCACGtccaaaaattccaaaaaaccaagatcatatttatgtatcttTGTCAGTAAGATCTTCTGAAACAAATAAGGACTTTGTAAGCAGAAATTTTGCTTACTACGATTGTTCAGCTCATACAAGATGTATGGAGTGTGTTAAATCTCAATGGGCATGTAATTGGTGTGTCTATGAgaataaatgtacaaataatgtaTCCAGTTGTCAGCGTATTATTATCAGTGGTGAAAAT aatccTACTCGTCTCAAAAGCCATGGTGCAATGTATTGTCCACGGTTTGTACAACCagctcaaaaaatattactacctAACGGTGTTCCTAAAGAAATAGTTTTACAAGTAGAAAATTTACCTAATCCTCAAGTTGGACATACAGGTtttcaatgtataattaacattgAAGGAGCTAAACTAATGGTTCCTGCGAGGgtagaagaaaaatatatcgtcTGCGATAAGACtact tactcATATGAAACTAATTCTGGAGAATATGATGCTATGGTCAGTATGGTTTGGAACAGAAACCATCATGTTGATACAATAAATGtgacattatataaatgtgataTTCTTGGATCTCATAGAGAACACCCTGACTGTTCATTATGTGTTACACGGAATCGCAAATATCAATGTACTTGGTGCTTAAGTACTTGTGTGTATTCAGAAACCTGCTTAGAAAAATCTAGCAATGAATGTCCAAAACCAAGAATAGAtatg ataaaacctCTCAGTGGACCAATTGAAGGTGGTACTATGGTCACTATTGAAGGAAGTAATTTAGGTCTAAACAGAGAAGATGTTTGGGGAAAAATCCATATAGGTGGTATTTTGTGTCATTTAGTTGATTATGAAGTTTCTGTAAAAATAGTATGTAGAACTGGGCCATCAAATACTGAAAAGATTGCTTCTATTGTTGTTGGAAATAATGCTGGCCTGACTGAATCATCCGTACATTTCAACTacaag aGTGTTAAGCTTGATAAAGTAACTCCTAGCATGGGACCCCAAAGTGGTGGTACTCTTTTGGCCATTAGTGgacataatttaaacattggaAGTTCGGTGACTGCATTCCTTGATAATTTTCCATGTACAGTCAATACAACTCATGCTTCAAGCACCAGACTTACTTGTGTGACATCGGCAGCTAATAGACCACTGACTGTAAATTCAATGCATTTAATCATTGATGGTTCCAATAGAACATTGGCTAAACCTTTTACATATCGAAGTGATCCAACTGTTGCTGAAATTAAACCATTAATTAGCTTTTTGTCTGGAGGGAGAATGATAACAGTTCACGGtacaaattttgatattatccAAAAGCCAGAAATGGTTATCTATGTTGATTCTGACTTCATCCATCCCATTAATAAGAct gaatgtATAGTTCTTAATTCAGCTCAAATGGAATGTCCATCCCCTTCTGCTAACAGTCAAttcttaaaaagtattaaaagttACCGGAAGCGAAGAAGACACACTGCCAATGGAAAATACTTAGATTCTTATTTGACTttgaaaattggttttatCATGGACAATGTTGCTGCTGTCAAAGATTtagaaaaacatttgaaaGTCTTACAGTCACAAATCGTGTATGTGCAAGATCcaaaatatttccaattttcaaatactattAAGTCATACAAAGGCGATACATTAGTTATAGAG ggtgaaaacttaaatttggCTTGTGATGAATCTGATGTTAATGTAACTATTGGAATGGAAGTATGCAATGTTACTTCATTGGCCAATACTCAACTAGTTTGTATTCCACCTCAATATCAACCACAACCTATTGATGATTTTGGTTCACCTACTAAAACAGGATTACCTTTGGTTGTG gtcCGTGTGggtaaaaaattaagattcaATGTGGGATACTTGCAATATGATGTGTTATCGACATATTCATTTTCACCTGAGGCAATTGCTGGTGCTGTCACAAGCGccttatgtataattataatttttttcattatattatttttataccgaAGAAAATCCACTCAAGCTGAAAGAGAGTATAAAcgtattcaaattcaaatggaTACATTAGAAAGCAATGTCCGCTCTGAGTGTAAACAAG CTTTTGCTGAATTACAAACTGATATGACTGACTTGACTGCAGATTTAGAATCTTCTGGTATACCTACATTAGATCacaatgaatacattttaaaagtattttttcctGGTGTTCGAGACCATCCTATTTTGAATGAATCAAAA gttGTTATTGCCGGATCAACCACAAATTATGATGCTGCTATGATGCAATTTGAGCagcttataaacaataaacattttgtattatcattCATTGATACTCTTGAATCTCAAAAAACTTTTAGCATCCGTGATAA agtCAATGTTGCTTCATTACTTATGGttgttttaatgaataaaatggaATATGCAACTGATGTATTAAGAAGTTTGTTACTTAGACTAATTGATAAATCAGTTATGTCTAAACATCCACATTTAATGCTTCGAAGAACTGAATCTGttgttgaaaaaatgttaaccaATTGGATGGCACTCAACATGTATAAGTATCTTAAAGATTATGCAGGGTCATCActgtttttactttataaagcCATTAAACATCAAGTAGAAAAAGGCCCAGTTGATGCATTGACATATGATGCTAGGTATAGTTTATCCGAAGATCGTTTACTTCGAGAACAAATAGATCATCGAGTTGTT aatttatatgttatgcaAGACGAATTAGATGATAAAGTGCAATGTAAAGTCTTAGACTGTGATACAATTAGTcaagttaaatcaaaaattcttgatgctgtatataaaaatacagctTTCTCTCTTAGACCATCGGTTTATGATGTTGATTTAG aatgGCGTCATGGACGGGGAGGTCATCTTACACTACAAGATTATGATGTTACTACCAAAAATTTGTGTGGATGGAAGAAGTTAAATACCCTGGCACATTATGGCGTAAAAGAATCTGCTGTAATGACCCTTATTCCACGCCAACATGACACATACAATAAATCTT gtACATCTGGATACTATTCTGGTGCCATTATATCAACAACTAATGGAGGCATTGAGACTGGTTCTAGTTCCACTGGTActgtatatcatttaattagaTCTACTGATACACAGCAacaatatcatacaaataaaatgccAGAAAGAACTCATAAGGCGATTCCAGAGATATTTTTGACTAGATTATTATCAACAAAAGGAACAATTCAGAAATTTGTCGATGACTTTTTCTCAACAATTTTAGCAGCTAATGAAACTCTTCCGCCAGCTGTAAAAtggttatttgatttatttgatgATGCTGCtaaaaagtacaatataattgatCCAGAAGTCGTTCATTCTTGGAAGTCcaatag tctTCCATTGAGGTTTTGGGTGAACTTCATTAAAAATCCAGAtttcatatttgatattgacAAAACTCCTACTGTAGACTCTTGTTTATCAGTTATTGCTCAAACATTTATGGATTCATGTTCAACTTCTGATCATAGATTAGGAAAAGATTCACCATCAAATAAACTTCTTTTTGCAAAAGATATACCCCAGTATAGAGAGACTGTATtaag attTTATAGTGACATTCAAAAATTACCTCAAATAACTGATCAAGAACTAAGCACAACTATGCAACAGTTATCTGTTTCTCATTTTGGCCAATTCCACATAGTTTCTGCTTTGAaagaattgtatatttatgcttctaaatataatgatgcc attttgGATTCATTAGAATTGGATCCGTATTGTCAAAAGATTAACCTCAGTCATAAGTTAAATAAGGTGGCTGGGACACTTGAAGGTGATGAAGCGGCCATATGCTGA